In the Pirellulales bacterium genome, one interval contains:
- a CDS encoding response regulator transcription factor, with protein MKWLLMSIGYEVQTCATARELLDALNPSDPSCVLVDLLLPGMSGLALCQELIASQAACSLVMISGHGDVSSAVEAVKAGVVDFLEKPCSRQRLLDTVHLALTLAANRKQELLEEKDASERLNQLSAREMEVFDGMASGLVTKEIAVRLGISPKTVDVHRHKIAQKLRIDSPTQLGHLIALQKRRVDRLRLR; from the coding sequence ATGAAGTGGCTCCTTATGTCGATCGGGTATGAAGTTCAGACTTGCGCGACCGCGCGCGAACTGCTCGATGCGTTGAATCCGTCGGATCCCAGTTGCGTGCTGGTCGACTTGCTGTTGCCCGGCATGTCGGGTCTGGCCCTGTGTCAGGAGCTGATTGCCTCGCAGGCGGCCTGTTCGCTCGTGATGATCAGTGGCCACGGCGACGTGTCTTCCGCGGTCGAGGCGGTCAAGGCCGGCGTCGTCGACTTTCTAGAGAAGCCCTGCAGCAGGCAACGATTGCTCGATACCGTCCATCTGGCCCTGACCCTCGCGGCCAATCGGAAGCAGGAACTGCTCGAAGAGAAAGATGCCTCCGAGCGGCTCAATCAACTCTCTGCACGCGAGATGGAGGTCTTCGACGGCATGGCCTCGGGGCTGGTCACGAAAGAGATTGCCGTCCGCCTGGGCATCAGTCCCAAGACGGTCGACGTACACCGTCACAAGATCGCACAGAAGCTGCGGATCGATTCTCCCACGCAGCTCGGCCACCTGATCGCCTTGCAGAAACGACGCGTCGACCGCTTGCGGCTTCGTTGA
- a CDS encoding CBS domain-containing protein, with protein MGMTVEKLMTAPVVSICEDATVFEACRLLLRHHISGLPVVDAQGYLVGIVTESDLMGLLLEPAHADTPVADYMTRPCVSLRPDDSLLAALEEFRCHGYRRLPVVSDDGRPLGVMARREFVRFVAEVHLRLGEPAGREMTAPAATL; from the coding sequence ATGGGAATGACCGTCGAAAAGCTGATGACCGCTCCCGTCGTATCGATCTGTGAAGATGCTACCGTTTTCGAGGCGTGCCGCCTCTTGTTACGGCACCACATCAGCGGCCTGCCCGTCGTCGATGCGCAAGGTTACCTGGTGGGCATCGTTACCGAGAGCGACCTGATGGGGCTGCTGCTCGAGCCAGCGCACGCCGATACCCCGGTGGCCGATTACATGACTCGGCCGTGTGTGTCGCTTCGGCCGGACGACTCGTTGCTCGCGGCGCTCGAGGAGTTCCGCTGCCATGGTTATCGTCGCCTGCCGGTGGTCTCGGATGACGGGCGGCCCCTGGGTGTCATGGCGCGCCGGGAGTTCGTGCGTTTTGTCGCCGAGGTGCATCTCCGCCTGGGCGAGCCGGCCGGCAGAGAGATGACCGCGCCGGCGGCAACGTTGTAA
- a CDS encoding chemotaxis response regulator protein-glutamate methylesterase: MIVDDSRLMRTMISDAVAKVTDFEVVGFAASGREAIAQVERLRPDVVTMDVMMPGMSGLEALAAIMQNSPCRVIIVSSLTTRMADTTLEALDLGAVDYVAKPDGASQFQQVVEGQLIPKLRMAAAVDLQALRRQGTAPVRRAGVTSRTMVADRDAAHCIAIGISTGGPPALTQLFEQLAPPLPPIVIVQHMPAQFTGPFAARLNGISALTVREAEDGATLRPNEAWIAPGGKHLSLRRVGTNVVAVIRDGDPVSGHKPSVDVMMISAAHVFGRRCLGVIMTGMGSDGADGCSAIKAAGGDVIGQDEASSAVYGMNKVAFNRGHVEEQFSLADAAEIIAARARRAPVPV, encoded by the coding sequence CTGATCGTCGACGATTCGCGCCTGATGCGCACGATGATCTCCGACGCCGTGGCCAAAGTGACCGATTTCGAGGTCGTGGGCTTTGCCGCCAGCGGCCGCGAGGCGATTGCCCAGGTCGAACGGCTGCGACCCGATGTCGTGACGATGGACGTCATGATGCCCGGCATGAGCGGTTTGGAGGCCCTCGCCGCCATCATGCAGAATTCGCCGTGCCGCGTCATTATCGTAAGCTCGCTGACGACGCGGATGGCCGATACGACCCTCGAGGCGCTCGACCTGGGCGCGGTCGATTATGTCGCCAAGCCGGACGGAGCAAGCCAGTTTCAACAGGTGGTCGAAGGGCAACTGATTCCCAAGTTGCGCATGGCGGCTGCCGTCGATCTGCAGGCATTGCGACGCCAGGGGACCGCACCGGTGCGGCGAGCTGGAGTCACGAGCCGGACGATGGTCGCTGACCGCGACGCGGCACACTGTATCGCCATCGGCATCTCGACGGGGGGACCGCCGGCGCTGACGCAACTGTTTGAGCAGCTTGCGCCCCCCTTGCCGCCGATCGTGATCGTGCAGCACATGCCGGCCCAGTTCACCGGCCCCTTTGCAGCTCGCTTGAACGGCATTTCGGCACTGACGGTCCGTGAGGCCGAGGATGGCGCCACGTTGCGGCCGAACGAGGCCTGGATCGCGCCGGGCGGCAAGCATCTCTCGCTGCGCCGCGTGGGAACGAACGTCGTCGCGGTGATTCGCGACGGCGATCCCGTGAGCGGACACAAGCCGTCGGTCGACGTGATGATGATCTCGGCCGCCCACGTGTTTGGCCGGCGCTGCCTGGGAGTCATCATGACCGGCATGGGAAGCGACGGCGCCGACGGCTGCTCTGCCATCAAGGCCGCGGGGGGGGACGTCATCGGGCAGGACGAGGCCAGCTCCGCGGTCTACGGTATGAACAAGGTGGCGTTCAACCGCGGGCATGTCGAAGAACAGTTCTCGCTCGCCGACGCGGCCGAGATCATCGCCGCGCGAGCGAGACGCGCGCCAGTTCCGGTGTAA
- a CDS encoding response regulator, translating to MNVLVADDSRMMRNVIRRCLESLGVGSVLEAEDGAEALRVFSDNSVDMVITDWNMPNKTGLELLREIRERGSKVPVLMVTTEAEKSRIIEAAQAGVSDYLAKPFDNETLRQKLEKFGCGA from the coding sequence ATGAACGTGCTGGTTGCAGACGATTCGCGCATGATGAGAAACGTCATTCGGCGCTGTCTCGAGTCTCTCGGAGTCGGTAGCGTGCTGGAGGCCGAGGATGGCGCCGAGGCCCTGCGCGTGTTCAGCGACAATTCCGTCGACATGGTGATCACCGACTGGAACATGCCGAACAAGACCGGCCTCGAGCTGTTGCGCGAGATCCGCGAACGTGGCAGCAAAGTGCCCGTGCTGATGGTTACGACCGAGGCCGAAAAGTCGCGTATCATCGAAGCCGCGCAGGCCGGCGTGTCCGATTACCTGGCCAAGCCCTTCGACAACGAGACGCTGCGGCAGAAGCTCGAGAAGTTTGGCTGCGGCGCTTAA